A single window of uncultured Methanospirillum sp. DNA harbors:
- a CDS encoding 2-isopropylmalate synthase yields the protein MSVLLGNRRLRFFDTTLRDGEQTPGVSLTPAQKLEIAAALSDIGVDVIEAGSAVASEGEREAIRLIADAGLSAECCTYVRALNQDIDCAADAGADSVHLVVPVSDLHISKKMQKTREEVHTMAMSAVVYAKERGLIVELSGEDASRADQEYLAMLYRDGVANGADRLCFCDTVGVLTPERATEIIPPLCMAPLSIHCHNDLGLALASTLSALKAGASCTHVTVNGLGERAGNTPFEEVVMSLETLYGYKTGIDTKKIYPLSTLVSRLTGVPFATNKPIVGTMAFTHESGIHAHGLFRDSRTYEPITPELVGRQRRIVLGKHSGSASVKAALTELGYSPNPRQLEEIVKRVKALGDEGRRVSDTDVMAIADAVMLLECKPIISVKQFTVVSGSNILPTASVTMEVNGEEVTGAATGDGPVDAALRVLQQSVASAGDIRLDEYHVEAITGGTDAMVDVTVKLRKDGRTITSRGARTDIIQASVEAVVTGMNRLLRELDEKRRTDTD from the coding sequence GTGAGTGTTTTATTGGGCAATAGACGGTTACGCTTTTTCGACACAACGCTCCGTGATGGTGAACAAACACCCGGAGTATCGCTGACCCCGGCACAAAAACTTGAGATTGCTGCTGCTCTTTCTGACATCGGAGTAGATGTTATCGAGGCAGGGTCAGCTGTTGCATCTGAAGGCGAGAGGGAAGCAATCCGGCTGATCGCAGATGCCGGTCTTTCTGCAGAATGCTGTACATATGTCAGGGCATTAAACCAGGACATTGACTGTGCGGCAGATGCAGGGGCTGACTCGGTCCACCTGGTGGTCCCGGTCTCTGATCTGCATATATCAAAGAAGATGCAGAAGACCCGCGAAGAGGTCCACACAATGGCGATGAGTGCTGTTGTGTATGCAAAAGAACGCGGCCTCATCGTGGAACTTTCAGGAGAGGATGCATCACGGGCAGATCAGGAGTATCTTGCGATGCTGTACCGTGACGGAGTTGCAAACGGAGCAGACAGGCTCTGCTTCTGTGATACGGTCGGTGTACTTACTCCTGAAAGGGCTACTGAGATCATCCCGCCCCTTTGCATGGCTCCGCTCAGTATTCATTGCCACAACGATCTCGGACTGGCACTTGCATCAACCCTCTCGGCCCTGAAAGCAGGGGCAAGCTGTACCCATGTCACGGTAAATGGTCTTGGTGAGCGGGCTGGCAATACACCATTTGAGGAGGTTGTCATGTCTCTTGAGACGTTATACGGGTACAAGACCGGGATAGACACAAAGAAGATCTACCCGCTCTCAACCCTCGTCTCCAGGCTGACCGGTGTGCCGTTCGCAACAAACAAACCGATAGTCGGAACCATGGCATTCACCCACGAGAGCGGAATTCATGCTCATGGACTCTTCCGTGATTCGCGGACATACGAGCCCATAACCCCCGAGTTAGTAGGACGGCAGCGAAGAATTGTCCTCGGGAAACATTCAGGGTCTGCATCAGTAAAGGCTGCACTGACCGAGCTCGGGTATAGTCCGAACCCACGCCAGCTCGAAGAGATCGTAAAACGGGTCAAGGCACTCGGTGATGAGGGACGCCGGGTGAGTGATACCGACGTGATGGCTATCGCTGATGCTGTTATGCTCCTTGAGTGCAAGCCGATCATCAGTGTCAAGCAGTTTACTGTGGTAAGTGGATCCAACATCCTTCCGACAGCCTCGGTCACGATGGAAGTGAACGGCGAAGAGGTGACGGGTGCAGCAACCGGTGACGGTCCGGTGGATGCAGCACTCAGGGTTCTGCAGCAGTCGGTCGCAAGTGCCGGCGATATCAGGCTCGACGAGTATCATGTCGAGGCGATCACCGGTGGAACCGATGCTATGGTTGATGTAACAGTAAAACTGAGAAAAGATGGAAGAACCATCACTTCACGCGGCGCCAGAACCGATATCATC
- a CDS encoding TIGR00266 family protein — translation MKYEIKYRPSYGYLVVTLQPGESIVAEAGAMTYMQPSIEVHTRKRKQGLLSTIGMTLLGGQSFFVNEFTATSSPGEAGFSAAPLGDVEVMEIRSDKGFIIQKTAYIASEQGVNLDVEWQGFTKGVFGQGLFMIKVSGQGMLFINTFGAIDKHVLAPGEHLVVDNFHLVAFSDTCSYQVTKFGGWKETFLSGEFLVTDITGPGEVYIQTKNIRELADWIWKLIEPRIQTTAR, via the coding sequence ATGAAGTACGAGATCAAATACCGCCCAAGTTACGGATACCTGGTTGTAACCCTCCAGCCTGGAGAGTCCATCGTAGCAGAAGCAGGGGCAATGACCTACATGCAGCCGTCGATCGAGGTTCATACCAGGAAACGGAAACAGGGTCTTCTCTCCACGATCGGGATGACACTTCTCGGTGGGCAGTCCTTCTTTGTCAACGAGTTCACTGCAACATCAAGTCCGGGAGAGGCGGGATTTTCAGCAGCACCGCTCGGGGATGTTGAGGTCATGGAGATACGGTCTGACAAGGGTTTCATCATCCAGAAGACCGCATACATCGCATCAGAACAGGGAGTTAACCTTGATGTGGAATGGCAGGGTTTCACCAAGGGTGTCTTCGGCCAGGGTCTCTTCATGATCAAGGTATCAGGACAGGGCATGCTCTTTATCAACACATTCGGAGCGATAGACAAACATGTGCTGGCTCCCGGAGAGCACCTCGTCGTAGACAACTTCCATCTTGTTGCATTCAGTGACACCTGTTCGTACCAGGTGACAAAGTTCGGTGGCTGGAAAGAGACATTCCTGTCAGGGGAATTCCTGGTGACCGACATCACCGGCCCGGGAGAGGTCTATATCCAGACAAAGAACATCAGGGAACTGGCTGACTGGATCTGGAAACTCATCGAACCGCGTATTCAGACTACTGCTCGATAA